From Brassica oleracea var. oleracea cultivar TO1000 chromosome C3, BOL, whole genome shotgun sequence, a single genomic window includes:
- the LOC106331330 gene encoding uncharacterized protein LOC106331330, which translates to MCKTCFLGESQGSERARRMLSSKSCGKKYNKNCVKSWAQHIDLFHWSSWSCPSCRVCEIPNGLLQDCKSLQNLSLHNNPISMDEFRLMEGLDLEDCPEKEPLGHGFYADFTMATRITIPDFITEFICYILK; encoded by the exons ATGTGCAAAACGTGCTTCTTGGGAGAAAGCCAAGGAAGTGAGAGAGCAAGGAGGATGCTTTCTAGTAAAAGCTGTGGCAAGAAGTACAATAAGAATTGTGTAAAGTCTTGGGCTCAACATATAG ATTTGTTTCATTGGAGTTCATGGAGTTGTCCCTCGTGCCGTGTTTGTGAG ATTCCAAATGGATTGCTGCAAGATTGCAAGAGTCTGCAAAATCTTTCTCTGCATAACAATCCCATTTCAATGGATGAGTTTCGGCTG ATGGAAGGGCTGGACCTTGAAGACTGTCCTGAAAAAGAGCCTCTTGGTCATGGATTCTATGCAGACTTCACTATGGCAACAAGGATAACAATACCAGATTTCATCACCGAGTTTATCTGTTATATTTTAAAATGA